Proteins from a genomic interval of Croceicoccus naphthovorans:
- the hflK gene encoding protease modulator HflK → MAGKSPWGSNPGPRGGNEGGEGDDPAPEETPSAEGGNKPRNPWLPGDGEDGPRRAANIEDLFKHRQARRGGGGGGGNFPRMPQAPGGKSWAPLIAIGVIAGWFLISSVHQIGPKEEGIVTTAGQYSRTMTSGLKFSLPWPIQSVEIEDVTSIRTDTIPEGEAEKLMLTGDQNLVDLSYIVRWNIKDLKLYTFQIGDPDNAVKEVAEAAMRASIAEVTLDDALSGSGRAQVEQSVRTRMQALLDAYGAGIAVQGVEIKKADPPEAVVNAFREVLAAQQDAQSDINRARAWAEQVTARAEGEAEAFDKVYAEYRLAPEVTKRRMYYETMERVLSKTDKTIIEADGVVPYLPLPEVNRRASSNSNREESE, encoded by the coding sequence ATGGCCGGCAAGAGTCCCTGGGGCTCTAACCCCGGCCCGCGCGGCGGTAACGAAGGTGGCGAGGGCGATGACCCGGCTCCAGAAGAGACGCCCAGCGCGGAAGGCGGCAACAAGCCGCGCAACCCCTGGCTGCCCGGCGACGGCGAGGATGGACCGCGCCGCGCCGCCAATATCGAGGACTTGTTCAAGCACCGGCAGGCCCGGCGCGGCGGCGGTGGCGGCGGCGGCAATTTCCCGCGCATGCCGCAGGCCCCAGGCGGCAAGAGCTGGGCACCGCTGATCGCCATCGGCGTCATCGCGGGGTGGTTCCTGATCAGCTCGGTCCACCAGATCGGCCCCAAGGAGGAAGGCATCGTCACGACCGCCGGTCAATACAGCCGCACGATGACATCCGGCCTGAAGTTTTCCTTGCCTTGGCCGATTCAGAGCGTGGAGATCGAGGACGTTACCTCTATCCGCACCGACACAATTCCCGAAGGCGAGGCCGAGAAGCTGATGCTGACCGGCGATCAGAATCTGGTCGACCTGTCTTATATCGTGCGCTGGAACATCAAGGATCTGAAACTCTACACCTTCCAGATCGGCGATCCTGACAATGCCGTTAAGGAAGTGGCAGAGGCGGCGATGCGTGCCTCAATCGCCGAAGTGACCCTGGACGATGCGCTATCCGGCTCGGGCCGTGCGCAAGTGGAACAGAGCGTGCGCACCCGGATGCAGGCGCTGCTCGATGCGTATGGCGCGGGAATTGCCGTGCAGGGTGTCGAGATCAAGAAGGCCGACCCGCCCGAAGCCGTGGTCAACGCCTTCCGCGAAGTCCTCGCCGCGCAGCAGGACGCGCAATCCGACATCAACCGCGCACGCGCATGGGCCGAACAGGTAACCGCACGCGCCGAGGGCGAGGCAGAGGCATTCGATAAAGTCTATGCCGAGTATCGCCTTGCCCCTGAGGTGACCAAGCGCCGCATGTATTACGAAACGATGGAACGCGTGCTGTCCAAGACCGACAAGACGATAATCGAAGCCGACGGCGTCGTGCCCTACCTGCCCCTGCCCGAGGTCAACCGCAGGGCATCCTCGAACTCGAACCGTGAGGAGAGCGAGTGA
- a CDS encoding Mrp/NBP35 family ATP-binding protein, whose translation MAERGETVAPKKPRIIAVGSGKGGVGKSTVSANIAVALARMGVKVGLVDADIYGPSQPRLMASEGERPTAKDKTLNPVPTRYGVPMLSMGHLAEPGQAIAWRGPMAGNALAQLIEADWGDVDTLVVDLPPGTGDVQLTMIQRFKPAGAVIVSTPQDLALMDATRAIGLFDKAGVPVIGMVENMAGYACPHCGEVSDPFGQGGAEAAAKTMGYDFLGRIPLTLNIRAASDAGQPPAAGDDDAGAPFVAIAGKVADWLKANADAEPVTA comes from the coding sequence ATGGCGGAGCGGGGCGAGACGGTTGCGCCCAAGAAGCCGCGCATCATCGCAGTCGGATCGGGCAAGGGCGGGGTCGGCAAGTCGACCGTGTCCGCCAATATTGCCGTGGCGCTGGCCCGCATGGGCGTAAAGGTCGGGCTGGTCGATGCCGACATCTACGGTCCCTCACAACCGCGCCTTATGGCAAGCGAGGGCGAACGTCCGACCGCCAAGGACAAGACGCTGAACCCCGTGCCCACGCGCTATGGCGTGCCGATGCTGTCGATGGGGCACCTGGCAGAGCCGGGGCAGGCGATCGCGTGGCGCGGGCCGATGGCGGGCAATGCGCTGGCGCAGCTGATCGAAGCGGATTGGGGCGATGTGGACACGCTGGTCGTCGACCTGCCGCCCGGCACCGGCGACGTGCAGTTGACGATGATCCAGCGGTTCAAGCCTGCGGGTGCGGTGATCGTCTCCACGCCGCAGGATCTGGCCCTGATGGATGCGACCCGCGCTATCGGCCTGTTCGACAAGGCGGGCGTGCCGGTGATCGGCATGGTGGAGAACATGGCGGGCTATGCCTGTCCGCATTGCGGCGAAGTCAGCGATCCCTTCGGACAGGGTGGGGCGGAAGCGGCGGCGAAGACGATGGGCTACGATTTTCTCGGTCGCATTCCGCTGACGCTGAATATCCGTGCCGCCAGCGATGCGGGACAGCCGCCCGCCGCCGGGGATGACGACGCAGGCGCGCCCTTTGTGGCCATCGCGGGCAAGGTGGCGGACTGGCTCAAGGCCAATGCTGATGCGGAGCCGGTGACCGCATGA